AAATAAgagtatacatacatatgagcaatgcttttttcttttttatctattttcagTCATCTTAATCGTTCGTACACgactttattttaactttatatttgtttcgTTGAAGATGAAccaaaaaattcgaaatatttgtacgtaattaatgtatacctactttttgaatattttttacaacaaaataaaaaaaaatatgcaccCTATTTATTATCGCTCCAATTATGGCTCTTACCTTTTCTTCCACTTAATAATCGTTATTATTTTGAgcctgttatttttattattaaacttacgCGAATTTCCCAGCACACCCCTTCCAACTCATCATCTTTAGTCAATATCCCAGTACCTGATGCCAACGACACACCGACGAGAGCAAAAAACGGCGCGGAATCACCAAAGACGAGTCTGCTCGCCGCGCGTCTTCGTAAATCTGCTGCGAGACTGTTGGTCACTCTCTTCAGGATATTGTCGACGAAGATGCGCCGGGCATGCGCTCCCAGATACCCGAGATGCCTCCCAGTGCTCCATGCATTGCCGCTATTCTGGCAATGAAGCCCGCTGTTCTGGGACTCGCCTATTACAAACCATATAAACCATGAAACCATAAATCTGATAACGTCGTTTGACATTTCTTGTCCCTTAATGCTAATTcagcaaaatatttacaaattgaaTTCTACATATGGTAAATTCGAATATCAACTCTGTCCATACActgattattttctaaaatcgaTCGTGTTTTAATCGAGATAATCtcattcttatttaaaaattaatttataatttgatgaaatcatattgaaagattaaaaaatattttttaatacctactatacagggtgtctggtAATTCATGAAAAACCTGTtgatggcagattcttgagatcatgtggagacgatttttcctcaacGAAAAATcgtcgaggcatcaataatttctgagttataagcaattgAAACAAAAACCCTTATAACttagaaattattgatgccttgACATTTTCGacgcttttcgcaaactaaacatttaatatattaaaatttaaggcttaattacaaagatgtataatgataaaaattggaaacttgcaaaataTGACCTCTGTCGATATTTTCGTTGAGGAAAAATCAACTTCAAacgatctcaagaatctgtcactaacaaatttttcaccaattaccaCATACCCTGTAGATATTTCTTCGATagagtaatattataaataattaactataagTAATTAACTTAAACTTaaacatatattgaaaaagtatatattaagtatattagatgtatattaagtatattaaaagtatatattattataaatatgtatattaactcTTATTCTACTACTggtagattatttttatccatttgTCTAACAATGTCAATTTTAGGAAaccaaatattttcataaagcaatatatttaagcaaattatttttcaaatttactatctagtctttatttagaaggtatataaattttttcagattttttaaaacacttttacatatgtacAGTTAAAAGATACCAAAAAGCAACAATACGAAGTAAggattaaatatgtattaaataataaaaaaattatcaagtataatatataaatatattaacctTTAAAATCATGTAAATCATTTTGATCctatcaatattttacaattaacaataaaatgtcagtaatcaataagaaaaatgtttcaaatttatttttttaatttttgttctatatatGGCCATTTTTCATAgtcaagaaatatatgtataaactttttgtacattttttcaaacattttgaaataGTTGTGAAAAATAGTAAGATTGTGATCAGGAGCCAggagtgaaaaaaaatatgtgactTATAAGGACTACctaagtatattaaatatatttagtacttactattttaaattttaagtatatatatatatatcaaatacatcaaaatttaaagaataattatatataatatatatatatatatatatatatattatatataattattctttaaattttgatgatatatatatatatatattcttatttatttgatatatatatatatatatatatatatatatatatatacaaataaataagaacatatatatatattatatataattattctttaaattttaaataatattagcatACTTTAGATAATATGAGATCACAATAATGTGTAAGAGGCGTAATACCTATCTGCGCAACGTGTATCTTGTCAAGTTGCTTGTCCGCGTATCCTCTCGAGTAGAAATGCTCGTTATTTCGTAATGAGCGCAGTATAACGCGACCATTTTGCACGAGACGATGGACCACTGTCCGTATTGACATCTCTCCGCTCTCCTTGACCGGGACAGCCCAGCGGGCAAGCCCGTACGTCAAGTACGCCTTGAGGGCCGGTGGTAAAGCCGCCACGAAGGTCTCAATCTTTGTGCCGTTTATCCTCTAACTGCGCAACAAAAACAAAACCAACGACATGATGTATGATTTGTGACACGTGCCATAGATACGTCAAACTCATAGAAGCGCCAACTCCAGATGTTTCTTACGTCAACGCGACAGCCAATCGATTTACAGCTTATCCGTAAAGGTAAATTTTCACGAGTCGCTGAAACCGATTGTTTGAGCGACAAAAAAAATCACGTGACTAAAGATAAAGATATCAATTCGTCATTGTTAATCACGTGATCCTTTTTGTCGCTCAAACAATCAGTTTCAGCGTCTCGTGAAAATTTACCTTAAAAGCGAAATGTTAGGTGAGATTGgagattaaattgaaatttgattaatcAGAACTCAGAACAAatggaattaaaatttctttcttttcattatcttCTCTTTATCTATTTTAGTTTATGCTTGTTTTGATCGCCAAGATTGAGTGACTGTCAAgtgcattttatatgtaactcGTTTCCAAAAAAACTGTGGatttcgattatattttgataaataaatggtgatgataaatttatgcaGTTGatgttgaatataaaaattatatgcaatagAGATGGCCGGTTTGCAtttgataaaaacatatttttccgACTCGGACGAAGATGAGTACGATGAAAAGAAGGAAGATGAcgataaaattgtaaacaagtaaattatatatttattattattcttatattattctagattatttagtgttatttaaattttacctgTCTCTAGAAGTTTTATTCTCGATTATagcgaaatattaaaaattctatagctctcaagttttttaagtttaatgaGATAAAAAGTGATagcatttttacataaaattaaaactaaaatcatttatttatatgaacattaatataaataactataatatgataaaaacaattatatagttCAAACTTAAAATCATGTATGTAATttcagaaagaaaatataacatctatttttcaaatatcatacatatatcccttgatttatattttagacaaaCTAGGCTAACATTACCTGAAAGTATTTTGTCATTGAAAGGAGTTACATATGAAGAAGTAACTGACAATCCATCGGATCATGATGGACGGATACGGAGTTTCAAACACGAACGTGGTAACTGGGCAACCTTAGTTTACATAGAttgtaagtattttatttttgaagattGATCAATCAAGAGGTTAATGTACTTAATTTTCATTGAATgattttggaaattattatatattgtaattgatTAGATTTTACCAAATGAGATATAGAAAGAActcaaatttatttcagataCTACCAGTGATTGCCTTTGTACCTGGATGAAATCTGTAGCGAATAACTTGCCAGTCCAAGGCGAGATTATTTCTAGTCTTCATATTAGTCTAAGTCGTACCTTGGTCCTAAAGTTTCATTGGATTGAATCGTTCGTAGAGGGTTTGAAATTATTGTGTCGTGGATTCCATCAATTCATCGTACAACTTACAGATGTGAAAGTATACTGCAATGAGGAGAGAACTCGCACATTCCTTGGAATTTACTGTCAAAATGAGGATGGTACATTGAAGCGCCTAACAGAAGCTATTGATTGTTTACTAGCTGAATATCAATTGCCACCATTTTATAAGGTACACAAAAGTACATctccatttttaaaaatcaagtaatacatacataatataaaacaaatgtgTTAACTTGTATTTGTGAGACTTCTGATCCCTCACTGCAAACATGTtgaaagcaaataattatttgaatttcttttttgcattatgaaataaattacattttttctcatatcatttatgtttataataatagattggtaaaatatatgtatattgataaaatatattattggtaaaatataaaaattctatagtTTGTAAATTGGTAAATCTTTATCAAGCATCTTaaggtttatttatttttgaaaatatataagatatattgaattaactTAATACATGCAAGATAGCAGAGAAAACTAGTGATACattttatcatgaaaaaaGTAACATATTTGAACATATATTAGtgcatgaaataaattttatcatttctgACTcccgtaatttaatgtgactGCAGTGAAGGACTAATAACCAATTGATATAtgaatttctattatattgatattaatatatttcttttataggaTATTTCATACCATATTAGCTTCTTTTGGTGTCTTGGAGATAAGCAAatgtatttgcaaaaaattctgCCATCTCTTACTTGtagtttaaacaaatttttggcAGAAAATGTGGAAGATGCTTATGTACATGTCAAGGAGATACAATGCAAAATTGGGAATAAATGTTATTCCTTTGaactgaaataaattatttttataaaatctattttatatcgtTCACCaacatattgaaaataaaggtAAACTATCACTTAATCattcttttctatatattttcttgttttatgtAACATGCACTGAGATCAGTCACTGTCATCAAATGAAAAACAGTGATTTATTTTCCAGAAGCTATTTTGATAAATCTCAATGGAAATAATGGagagtgaaaaaaaagatttgctCACTCGAGAAATGAATggctcgtaaaaaaaaaaaaaaaaaaaaaaatgatattacacTAGATGTcgatatttttgacaaaattctaaaagataatttttttatgtaacaaattagtttattttacaagcattactgtataaaaattgtatgttttcacgagatataaattattttgtttgaaaaatatacttataaaattttcgaaattttttcatataaattatatataaaactataaattttatatacacatacatatatacgtatatatgtgtatgtttgtgtacGCACGCGCATATGCTAcctatatacaaatatatacaaagtgtacaaacttatatatatatatatatatatatatatatatatatatatatatatatatatataaatttatcaatattgtgTAAAATCAGATTTTAAGATCATTTTcggcaaaaaattttatcggtTTAAAGATTGCTAAGTTATGAGGCAATTTCGTTACAGTACCTGCACCACGCCATAATTTAATCCACAAATCACATAAATTAGGCTCCATGGTAGCTAATAACGTACAAATCTCGGGATTTTGTATAAGTAATTCCTTCTCCGGACTACTCGCAACATTTTTACAGCCGCTAACATCAATGTAAGTTAATGTAGGTCGACGAttcaataatacatttatagatGATACAGTTACATTTGTGTTTCCGcgaagtattaattttaagagttTAGGCAAGTGTTCCAGAATAATCCTTATATCGGAGTCTGTTATGTCACAGAATGAGAGTTCTAGCGATTCCAAGTTTGATGACAAAGCTGTGGCCGTGACTAAACTCGAGACGAATTTACCGGAGCAAGTCGTATTGGACAGATTTAAATCGAGTAAttgtttattcaaaaaataagtCGTCGCTTCGCGACTTAATTTATTCCACGAGATATCGCAACTCGTCAGATTAGGATTGTCGAGCGGAAGATGAAAATCTTCAAGTTTGCAGTAACGTAAATTGAGAGTCCGTAAGTATCTCAGAGACGCGATCAGTTCTCTAAGAGTGTCGCCACTTTCTGAACTTAATGGATTGTAACTCAGATCGAGGACCCTCAACTGAGATGGCAACGAGCTTATCTGACGTAGACAAGCAAAGTCGATGTCGCAGCCCTTTAAATAGAGTTCTTGCAGAGATGAAAGATTCGAGAGACATCGATGCAAATGTGCTCCTACCGTTCCCAGTACAGTGCCTGACAGCTGTAACAATGTAACGTTCCTCTCATATCGCAAGGTCTTCAACAATGGTACAATCAGTTCTTTAACGATATCATCGGGTTTCGTACGAAGTATGGATGTATTTTCGCAAGACTTCAAACAGCTTAGCATATTCTCGCGGGGATTCGAATCGTGATTATGACAGATGGTCTTGTATCGCTGAACGATGGACGGTGTCTTCAGTTCGATCACCTCGCATTCTAGTCTAGCGTTTTCCTCGACCGCTACTTTCAAAATGCTTTCCTTCGTTACTGTTACGTCCCCATTTATCGACCGTAAGAGTAGTTTGGCAGTACAAGCGGTTTCACGATAAAACATGGATTCGACAGTAGTTGTGATGCACGTGAGAAACTCTTCTTCGTCTTCGCAAACTGCTACTTTTAAATCGAACGCGTCTTCCTTAACAAATACACGTAAATTTACATACTCTGTGTCCTGCTGTTGTTTAAAAGATGTCGAGATACGCGGAGATGATTGCAATTCATGAATCAACGGCGATGGTGAACGAGACATAGTGAATCCACTTGATATTAAAGAGGTCTGTCGTTTCTTCTTGGCCCTCTTGGGTTTTTcagataattgaataatttcagTAGCAGTACTGTCTTCATCGTTGTCTTCAATGCTGTCTTCATCACTTATGTTTGGGTATTCTTCATTTTGAAacgtatattttaactttaattttttcgtacTGCTCTCTATATTTTCATCAGACTTTCTTTTGCCTGTAGCAATGTGATTTGACAtggatttttttcttgttgtaCTCCCGATATCATCTTCCAGCCAGTCGTCGATGAGAACCTGCTCCTCGCTCACTAGAGGTGCATCATTACTGCCTTTGAATGCGACAActgtattaattttgttgaaagATCTTAGATTTGCTATCGTTCTTTTATAATCTTCACCAGCAGATATCTTTTCAACCTCAGCTTCTTTATCCGGAGATTGTACAAACTCTTTATCCGATATTTGAGCGTTGTCCGAGGGTTTCTTTCGCTTCTTCTTTATTGGAATAAAGGTGAAAAGCTTCTTACACATCATGTCGTACTCTATTAAATCTTTAGGACTTAGGTCTCCCACTCGATCTTTCCAATCATTTAAACAATCTAATATCGTGTCGCCGTCGTGAGTCTTCAACGTAACGTTCGCGCCGTGTTGCATTAGCAGTTGCATCATCGAAAAGTGTCCGCAACATGCGGCATCATGAAGTGGTGTCACGCCTTTGCAAGACATGCCACCTGGATCGTTGACGTTCGCACCGTGTCGCAAGAGCAATTCCGCGATATCCACGTGACCATGATTCGCAGCTTCGTGAAGAGGAGACCAACCGCAGTGATCTCTAACGTTCGTAGGGTGACCAGACGATAACAATCTCTCGACGGTACCGACGTCACCGTTAATGCATGCTACGTGCAATTGCGTTTCACCCTTCGCGTTCCTCTTGACTATTGCTGTTCTCATTCTCTTCTTAGTTGTTCTCTTGACATTTTCTTCGTCTTCGAGATCAGACAGTTCCTCTAAACAAATGTCCGCGCCAATTTTGTCACTCTCCTCGGACGCCGCTTCGCTTTCCGTATCACTCGGTGTTTCATCCGATATCAATCCTGCTTTCTGTTTCATATCTTTTGCCTCGTCGAACTGACTTGTACTTTCCAAGTATCCGACGAGTTCTCTCGCAACGGACTTTTGCAGCTTAACACTGTCACTTTCATTAGCTGAACTCAACGCCATGGTGTAATACTCCCGGATTTCTGCATCGGCAGAGTTTGCCGCTATTAACAAATCTGCTAGGAACAGCGCCGATCTACATTTTTCCCGAGGATTAGTGCAGAGTCCGAGCTCTCTTTGCGCGAAAGGTAGCGCTTCCTTATGTCGTCCTGCGTCTTTGAGCGTTTGAGCTAGACTTACTAAGGAAATACTTATTTGATCGCCCGTTTCCTCCGCGCAGGCCAGCATATGACGATAATATTCCACACCCTTGTCGAAGCATTGCGCAGCGACTGCCGCATCGCCCAAGGTTTCGTATAATTTTTGCTTAACTTTAGTATCAGTCTCGATGAGAAGATTGTTTTCCGCTCGACACAGAGTCACAACGATCCTTAAATATTTCTCCACTTGATGTTTAATGTCCCTCGGCAATCCCTTACTTGTATACAGAGAAATCAGTACTTTACGCGCTTCAATCCATTTTCCAATCCGCATAAACAGCTCGGCCTTTGATACTTTTGCTTCGGTTTTCAGGCGTATGTCTTGTACAGTGGCTGCGGTTTCAATATAATTCAGTGCCAGCTTGTAATTGCCTTGTCGTTCGTATATAGCTGCCAAAGAAATGCACGTTCGATGTAAATCTTCCTGAAAATTGTTCGATACGCACAGCTCAGTTGCTTGTTCGATAAGATTGATTGCCTGTTTAGTCTCTTTTTGTGTTTCCAATGTTAATCCCAAGTTGAGCAGGAGTCTCGCACGCATCAGCGTTCTCTCCTGCGGCTTGATTTCGTTTCCTGTTAATTTTTCACACAATTCCATGCTGTTCACGTAAGCCATTTTTGCATTCGCCAAAGCTTCATTGCGTTTCTGAGAGCGATCGGTTAAACTTTCGGCTAGGCAAAAATAAGTTCTACCCAGGGTAGCAAATGCACGTTGTTCCTCtatcaagttttttatatccttGGCACCTTCCAAATGTAGATTCTGATGTATCAAAGCTCGCTTGTAATCTCCCCAGCTTGCGTGAACCTCTCCAATCATTCTGTGGGCTATCGCACAATTCAACTTATCCTGTAAATTTTCACAGATACTCAACTGTTCCGTATATTCTTGCAGAGCTTTCGTCGGTTGCTCATTTTCAAAGTACATGTCCCCGAGATCCTTCGTGATCTCGGCCAGCTGATGGAGATTGTTATCTCGCTTGGCATATTGTTTTTTCTTGATAAGTTTatcaatattcattttatttaaattttatatatatacatcggTAAACAATCTGtcttatttatcattatcgagaccctacaaaatataaaaatgacagTCATATCAAAACTTTTCGTTAAATAGATAATCGtgatacatattttgaatatcaatatattttcaattttgataaaaatatatttattttaatatcctaCCTTCTGATATATTCCTTCTAGTAACAAGATTTTAAAGGTTCAATAATCACTCTCGAtactgtataaaattaaacaattttttgaaaaagtgaGGTTAACGTATCTCCAGGATGGACGCACCGAGTGtcgttaggttaggttagtaTTACATTGACAGGACAAAACGTTTGTCTGACGTAGCGATTGGCCATCGAATAGAGTTTCCATCGAGATCCAATATCTAAAGTCACTAGATCACAAAGTACCGCAATTAGGGGAAAAATAGCCGCCATTTTGACTCAAGAATACATCTCGTGTCCCttctataatattcatattttgtgGTTAGGTGTTCTTTGCCgcgcaatttatatattttattctgtgGTATGATTTTATCGATATAGTACCACGTGATTACCTGGTCCAGCGAACGCCGAAAGCTTCAAAGAGGAATAATAATACCGGTTCTTTTATGTCATTAGAACATGGGCGATACCGGCCACACGGATATGTTGCTCACTGATACCACGCGATTGACAGCCGATTCCGGCTTCAGCGAACTGCTGAGATCGGCGGAACGGATATCAGCAGCCGCCGAGGGAAACGATGATATGCCGCATGTCGACAGAAATCTCCAGCAGATATTGGAGGCTTCTAACGAACTTTGGTGCCGTGTCACGCAAACCACCACCCAGGACAACGAGGCCCAAGCGTGAGTCTACTTCAAGATTTTTCGTGATTTTATGTCAATTTTCTTTACTAATTTCCTGTGCTTTACGTATAGTATAACTTGTGTGTATATTTCtgttaatatatctaaaataaatgtttcagcCATGTATTACTAGGTTCTCGAGGGATAGACTTGTCTCAAATCTCACAGAAGTTAAATTCACTTAGCGCAAGACGCACGTTTGAACCACTAGATCCCATCGCAGACACTGACATTGTCAGTTATCTTAGAAATGAAAAGGAAAATGCGATTCTTTCTATCATCGAACAGGTTCACAaagatgtatgtacatgtaacaGTAATTGTTGAAACAttcatgtatttatttgtaataatagaaAGACATTAAATCTACTTTTTAGACGTTTGAACTTACGAGAGCTCAACAAATGGAACATATGCTGGGTGAGTGGAAGCAAATgcgttttgaaataataaatgctaTGACTGCTCCATCTGGAGAGCTAGTAGACTTACGCGGAGCACCACAGCGTACAAAACTAGCAGGTTCAATGATAAGTGGTCTCTCCAGCATAGAAGTCGCGTATGTGAAAGAACTACAGAATTACAATGATCATGTGCTAAGAGGTATAACGCGACCCAGTTTATTTAATGCATTCTGCAAAGCTTCTGAGTCATTTAACGACAAGAAGATAGTAGACTTGTGGCAAATGGTGAAATGTATGGTTGATATTCCACCAACACCTAGAGGGGATCAAATTAAATCCAGAAGTAGTCCTGCGATCgaacaaaaaattgttttgcaaGCCAAGAAGTATCTGGAGAACAGATATAGAGACTTCATGAATTCTATAATCAATGAGAATCTGGTGCAGGCGAAACGAGGCGGCGTTCCAGGCACGATTCCTCTGGTCAAGAGTTTTGTGGGTGTCAAAGTACAAAATTTGAGAGATTTGGAAGATGTTATGGTCGAAGACAAGCCATTGTGGCCTCTGGTATATTATTGCATGCGATCCGGAGATTATAAAGCCGCGCTACAGTGTCTGAATCAATGCAGTACAGAGTTCTCGGAATTTAAAACGGCTCTAGAGGAAGCTTGCGATGACCCGCAACACCATCCAAGTAGTCGTGCGGAGTCTATTCTAAAGTTACACTACAGAAAGCAAGTACGATCCGTCAGTGACCTATACAAAAGAGCGGCATATTGTGCGTTGGTTCCTTGCGAGCCGGACGACTTGCATTCCGAAGTAATAGCCACAGCGGACGATTACTTATGGTTAAAGTTGTGTCAAGTAAGATATCAGGTCGATGTCGAGAATAAATTGACATTGGATTATTTGCAAACTACGATCTCAGAAATATATGGTAATACTACTTTCAGCTTTTTTAAAtagtcttttttttcaaaaattcagatattttaatcgatacAATTTGCAGGAGAAACTTATTATCACGCACACGAGCagccatttttatatttctcgatGTTATTCTTGACTGGACAATTCGAAGCAGCAATAGAGTTTTTAGCCACTGGTGCTGGAGCGAGGCATCTACCGCACGCGGTTCATTTAGCAGCCGCTATGCACGAACACAATTTATTAGCTGTTAGTCAAAGTGTCTTAGCGCCTTTGATTAGCGTAGATCCCGCTGATAAACCGCCAGCAAAAAGACTGAATTTCGCTAGACTGATattgttatacattaaaaGATTTGAATCGTCAGATCCAAAAGAAAGTCTTCATTATCTCTTTTTGTTGAGGTAGTTTTGTATCTTTTTGCTGTTTATCGTGTAAAATCAAttgaattttatgtttttttattgcttaatGATGCCTTGCTTTTAGGTGTATGAAGGATCCGTACGATCGCAACATGTTTGCCGCGTCTGCTGCGGAAATGGTAGTGGATGCCTCTCCTGCAAATCGCGTTTTGTTGATAGGAAAACTTGACAAAGATAGAAGACTTCCAGGTATTTTGGATCAATTCCAAATTAATACGGACGACGTGATAAATATTTGCGCTGAAACGTTGTACAGAAAAGGTCTGCTGGAAGATGCAGTTGTAATGTACGATTTAGCTAGAAATCATGAGAAAGTCCTCAGTTTAATGTGCACACTCTTAACGCAAGTTGTCAGTCAAAAAGGATTGCCTGGTTCTCTCAGATCACGATTACAAACCATGGCTATGGACATCGGTACAAGGTAAATTTACACGTCTGCGACATAATAGATggttaacacattttttaatttaaacttgttatttttattataaatctttttagatataaagaCATTGTAATCCAAGCACCCTCAGAAGTAGTGTCTTCGTTCTATACCTTAAAAAATCTTATGGTTTTCTTTGATCAATTCCATAATGAACAATATCAAAGTGCACTTAGAGTaagtaattctttaatatagaGCAGGAGTAAATGTTTTTTagtatagttaaaaaaattaaataacgtgatacattttttctttagacaATTGCAGATGCAAAGATGTTGCCTCTTCATGTGAAGGAAGTTGATGAAAGAGTGAACGCTTTACGTCGTGTGTCGCCTGAAGTAGCTGGAACATTGGCTGATGTTCTTCTAGCTACTATGACGATATTGTATCGCCAATATCAGAAATTGCGATCAGTAGAGCCGGGAGACGAAATCACGAGGGACCAGCAGCTACATGATCTAAGAGAACAAGCTCGAGCATTAACGAGTTTTGCGGGAACCTTACCATATCGTATGCCAAACGAAACAAATAGCAAACTTGTACAAATGGAAATTCTTATGCATTAAAAATGAGTATTGTTTTGTATTACTATTAAGtacttttttgaatatatttcgaaaagcTTTATTCTTGgtctgaatatttaaaaacgttctacttgtatttattaaccaacatattaattaaaaaattcaaatttttttaaatactttaatcaaaaagtttgtttttttaattttaagtacaataaaatataattgcacatattttcaaaatatgcaTTAGAATGGTTGACAAAAacagagatttaaaaaaatgtaattatatatgttacatataggttgtgctctctctctctttctctttaaaaaagtcTACAAAATGCTGTCAGAAAAATGCTgagtagatatttaaattatttttatatttctatttgtaaAAAACGTGATATGATATAGATTTCTGCAGAAgatcattaataaatactgaatataatatgtttgtttcacttgtatatatatatatatatatatatatatatatataatattttaaacctcTTTCTAATATGTcctattttttatctcaaaaggcatcttttttttatactaaaatcATAAGTATTATCTTGGTAATGTATTGCAATTTTCTGCATCATAGGATTT
Above is a genomic segment from Anoplolepis gracilipes chromosome 3, ASM4749672v1, whole genome shotgun sequence containing:
- the LOC140663526 gene encoding nuclear pore complex protein Nup93; translated protein: MGDTGHTDMLLTDTTRLTADSGFSELLRSAERISAAAEGNDDMPHVDRNLQQILEASNELWCRVTQTTTQDNEAQAHVLLGSRGIDLSQISQKLNSLSARRTFEPLDPIADTDIVSYLRNEKENAILSIIEQVHKDTFELTRAQQMEHMLGEWKQMRFEIINAMTAPSGELVDLRGAPQRTKLAGSMISGLSSIEVAYVKELQNYNDHVLRGITRPSLFNAFCKASESFNDKKIVDLWQMVKCMVDIPPTPRGDQIKSRSSPAIEQKIVLQAKKYLENRYRDFMNSIINENLVQAKRGGVPGTIPLVKSFVGVKVQNLRDLEDVMVEDKPLWPLVYYCMRSGDYKAALQCLNQCSTEFSEFKTALEEACDDPQHHPSSRAESILKLHYRKQVRSVSDLYKRAAYCALVPCEPDDLHSEVIATADDYLWLKLCQVRYQVDVENKLTLDYLQTTISEIYGETYYHAHEQPFLYFSMLFLTGQFEAAIEFLATGAGARHLPHAVHLAAAMHEHNLLAVSQSVLAPLISVDPADKPPAKRLNFARLILLYIKRFESSDPKESLHYLFLLRCMKDPYDRNMFAASAAEMVVDASPANRVLLIGKLDKDRRLPGILDQFQINTDDVINICAETLYRKGLLEDAVVMYDLARNHEKVLSLMCTLLTQVVSQKGLPGSLRSRLQTMAMDIGTRYKDIVIQAPSEVVSSFYTLKNLMVFFDQFHNEQYQSALRTIADAKMLPLHVKEVDERVNALRRVSPEVAGTLADVLLATMTILYRQYQKLRSVEPGDEITRDQQLHDLREQARALTSFAGTLPYRMPNETNSKLVQMEILMH